A genomic segment from Leopardus geoffroyi isolate Oge1 chromosome A2, O.geoffroyi_Oge1_pat1.0, whole genome shotgun sequence encodes:
- the TAS2R41 gene encoding LOW QUALITY PROTEIN: taste receptor type 2 member 41 (The sequence of the model RefSeq protein was modified relative to this genomic sequence to represent the inferred CDS: inserted 3 bases in 3 codons; deleted 2 bases in 1 codon), translated as MQAKPDKANQGQRERSKEGLCAGVGRRPGTKAQGTGVVTRAAETRPGLSAFFMLLFVLPCLLGILANGXVVLVLGRERLRRGRLPPSGMILLSLGASRFCLQWVGTVNSVYWXEYSRGPARQFFGLHWDFLNSATFWFSSWHSVPFCMKITNFTHPTFLWLKWRFPGSVPWLLMAPLLISFIVTLLFFWGNRAVCEGXLIRKFPGNMTFRPWSRTLAVHYFLPLKLITWLVPCSVFLVSVALLINSLRRHTGRMRLSAHRPQDPSVQAHTRALKSLVSFLIPEALSLASLVIDAAGVFSESDWYWPWQILIYLCVSVHPFFLISSNLGLRGVCRQLLLLARGFWVA; from the exons ATGCAGGCAAAACCAGACAAGGCAAATCAGGGGCAGCGG GAAAGGTCTAAAGAGGGACTGTGTGCGGGGGTAGGGAGGAGGCCAGGGACCAAGGCGCAAGGCACAGGGGTGGTGACCCGAGCGGCCGAAACGCGGCCAGGGCTCTCAGCCTTCTTCATGCTGCTCTTCGTCCTGCCATGCCTTCTGGGAATCCTGGCCAACG TCGTTGTGCTGGTGCTGGGCAGGGAAAGGCTGCGGCGGGGGAGGCTGCCTCCCTCTGGCATGATCCTCCTGAGCTTGGGCGCCTCCCGCTTCTGCCTGCAGTGGGTTGGAACGGTGAACAGCGTCTACT CCGAGTACAGCAGAGGTCCTGCACGGCAGTTCTTTGGTCTCCATTGGGACTTCCTGAACTCAGCCACCTTCTGGTTCAGCTCCTGGCACAGTGTCCCCTTCTGCATGAAGATCACTAACTTCACCCACCCCACCTTCCTCTGGCTCAAGTGGAGGTTCCCAGGGTCAGTGCCCTGGCTCCTCATGGCTCCTCTCCTGATCTCCTTCATCGTCACTCTGCTCTTCTTTTGGGGAAACCGTGCTGTGTGTGAAG CTCTTATTAGAAAGTTTCCTGGGAACATGACCTTCAGACCGTGGAGCAGGACGCTGGCAGTTCACTACTTCTTGCCCCTGAAGCTGATCACCTGGTTAGttccttgctctgtttttctgGTCTCAGTTGCGCTGTTGATTAATTCTCTGAGGAGG CACACCGGGAGGATGCGGCTCAGCGCCCACAGGCCACAGGACCCCAGTGTCCAGGCTCACACCAGAGCTCTGAAGTCACTCGTCTCCTTCCTCATTCCTGAGGCTCTGTCCCTCGCATCCCTGGTCATCGATGCTGCAGGTGTCTTCTCGGAGAGTGACTGGTACTGGCCGTGGCAGATTTTAATCTACCTGTGCGTGTCTGTCCATCCGTTTTTCCTCATCTCCAGCAACCTCGGGCTTCGAGGGGTGTGCAGACAGCTACTGCTGCTggccaggggcttctgggtggcctAG